The Zobellia alginiliquefaciens genome contains a region encoding:
- a CDS encoding glutamate-5-semialdehyde dehydrogenase: MKLIRTEIKNNVLDTMVRILDENRAELLEANKKDLDLFNKDDQALYERLIVDDKKIDEMIAAVKKVRSQEDPVGKEISHQDLPNGLNVTNRTAPFGTIMIIYESRPDVTIEAAVLAFKANNTILLKGGKEALHSNTVLVDFWHRALKENELSTDYIQLLNMNREETQAFLKNPGQKLDLIVPRGGERLIAFVKEHAKCAVLVSGRGNNFLYVDEQADWEMSMKVILNAKTAKISACNALDKILINSDLDGYQQKMVDLANILKSNGVSLLVDEEAKKVLTEEPLIQDPSVWKEEFLAMKCCIGTVSKTDDAIDTINKHSGGHSATIMTKNKDTAQRFMEQVDCAAVYQNASTRFTDGGQMGVGAELAISTDKLHHRGPLGLNELVTNKYYVFGEGQVRE; encoded by the coding sequence ATGAAACTAATTAGAACAGAAATAAAGAATAACGTATTGGATACTATGGTTCGCATTTTAGATGAAAATCGTGCTGAACTTTTAGAAGCCAACAAAAAGGACTTAGACCTTTTCAACAAAGACGATCAGGCGCTCTATGAGCGGTTGATCGTTGACGATAAGAAAATTGACGAAATGATTGCGGCCGTAAAGAAAGTACGTTCGCAGGAAGACCCGGTCGGCAAAGAAATTTCACATCAAGATCTACCCAACGGATTAAACGTAACTAACAGAACGGCTCCTTTTGGTACTATTATGATTATTTACGAGTCCCGACCAGATGTTACCATTGAAGCGGCCGTACTTGCTTTTAAGGCAAACAACACCATCCTTTTAAAAGGAGGTAAAGAAGCATTGCACAGTAATACGGTACTTGTAGATTTTTGGCACCGCGCCTTAAAGGAAAACGAGCTTTCTACGGATTATATTCAATTGCTGAATATGAACCGTGAAGAGACCCAAGCTTTTTTGAAAAATCCAGGACAGAAGTTAGATTTAATTGTACCTAGAGGTGGGGAGCGATTGATTGCATTTGTAAAAGAACATGCCAAATGTGCTGTTCTCGTTAGCGGTAGAGGTAATAACTTTTTATATGTTGATGAACAGGCAGATTGGGAAATGAGCATGAAGGTGATTCTAAATGCAAAGACAGCCAAAATATCGGCATGTAATGCTTTGGATAAAATCCTGATCAACTCGGACTTAGACGGTTACCAACAAAAAATGGTAGACTTAGCTAATATCCTCAAATCTAATGGAGTGAGCCTCTTGGTAGATGAGGAAGCTAAAAAGGTGTTAACAGAGGAGCCGTTAATTCAAGATCCATCCGTTTGGAAAGAAGAATTTTTGGCAATGAAATGCTGTATTGGTACGGTTAGCAAAACCGATGATGCCATTGACACCATAAACAAGCATTCCGGAGGACACTCTGCTACTATTATGACCAAAAACAAAGATACGGCCCAACGGTTTATGGAACAGGTAGACTGTGCCGCCGTATACCAAAATGCCTCTACACGCTTTACCGATGGTGGACAAATGGGTGTAGGTGCAGAATTGGCTATCAGTACCGATAAATTACATCACCGTGGGCCGCTAGGACTAAATGAGCTAGTTACGAACAAGTATTATGTTTTTGGCGAAGGACAGGTTAGAGAATAG
- the ablB gene encoding putative beta-lysine N-acetyltransferase has translation MFDTLEKIDGATLHHGRAHNRVYLMETEQYDWNSLIDNMKTIAHKMDYDKILSRVPEEAKEVFKSKGHVVEAKIPKLYNGEKAGYFLADYLNTDRAKSNIKVKKTITSVKTIALAANSTSEDAHFALPVYLEVRKLEESDLPAIIQLHKKAFLSYPFPIHEPEYLKQLLKDNHEFYGLFEKGELLVSAILKVQESESSIEIVDFATHPNYNGQNLNYYLVQEIKKRVVNSSYKTIYALVRATSYGLNITFSKHGFLLGGTLMNNTVIRGNLESMNVWYCNL, from the coding sequence ATGTTCGACACCCTGGAGAAAATTGATGGTGCCACCTTACACCATGGGCGCGCACATAACCGTGTGTACCTTATGGAAACGGAGCAGTACGATTGGAATTCACTCATAGACAACATGAAGACCATCGCACATAAAATGGACTATGATAAAATTTTAAGTCGAGTTCCCGAAGAGGCAAAAGAGGTTTTTAAGTCTAAAGGTCATGTGGTAGAAGCTAAGATCCCCAAACTTTATAACGGAGAAAAAGCGGGTTATTTCTTGGCGGACTACCTCAATACGGATCGTGCCAAAAGCAATATTAAAGTGAAGAAAACCATTACTTCTGTAAAGACTATTGCACTTGCTGCAAATAGCACGTCAGAAGATGCACACTTTGCTTTACCTGTGTATCTAGAAGTACGCAAACTGGAGGAAAGTGACCTTCCGGCCATTATCCAATTACATAAGAAAGCATTTCTCTCCTACCCATTCCCTATTCATGAACCTGAATATCTAAAGCAGTTATTAAAGGACAACCATGAATTCTATGGTCTTTTTGAGAAAGGTGAACTTTTGGTGTCCGCAATTTTAAAAGTTCAAGAAAGTGAATCGAGCATAGAAATTGTGGATTTTGCCACGCACCCCAACTACAATGGTCAAAACCTTAACTACTATTTAGTTCAGGAAATAAAAAAACGGGTGGTCAATAGTTCGTATAAAACAATTTACGCTCTAGTGAGAGCTACCTCCTACGGTCTGAATATCACCTTTAGCAAACATGGATTTTTATTAGGCGGTACCCTAATGAACAATACGGTCATTAGAGGAAACTTAGAAAGTATGAACGTTTGGTATTGTAATTTGTAG